Genomic DNA from Deltaproteobacteria bacterium:
ATACCATGGACTCAATGTCGCTACTAGCTGTGTCTGAGGAGAGGATCGGGTTCAGTATGCTGGCATCGCCAATGGATGCGGTTATGTATTCATTTAGGCGCCTGGGGTTGCCACGCGTCTGCTCTTCGTAGGTTGGTACCCAGAAATATGACTGCAGCAGAAAGGCAATGACTACGGTGGGCGCTAAGATCAGAAATCTTCGGACGGTCATAATAGACTTTCAGAATCTTTTTTGTTGACACTGCTTTTCAAACATATTCAATTGAGATACGCAGAGTCAACAAAAAAGCCCGGACGGCCAAGGTCGTCTATTCATAGAAAACGGAGTGCGTGACATGAAAATCGGCGTTATGAATGATCCTTCTTTATCTGTATATGACGAGATCGAAGCGATTGGAAAAGCCAGGTACCATTTTCTGGATCTTACCATTGAAGGCCCCACCCTATCTCTGGATGTGGAAAGAACTAGATCGCTCCTTGATCAATATGGTCTTTTCGTGGTCGGGCACACCGACCCCTGCCTTCCCTACGCCTATCCGATCAATGAGGTCCGTAAGGCCTGTTTCAAGGAGTTGGAACGGTGCGCAAAGCTCTTCTCAGCCCTGGGCGCCAAGATCATGAACATTCATCCTTGTTATTCCTCTCCGCCTCGTATGAGGCAGGATCTCGTGGAACATAATATTGAGGCATTGAAACCCGTCGTGCAAATGGCCGGCGCTCATGGCCTTACCCTTGTATTGGAGAACTATAAGGCCCCATTTGATTGTGTTTCAACCTTTCAGATCCTTCTTAATGAGATCCCCGGGTTGGAAGTGCATCTCGATTTTGGTCATACGAACTTTGGGCAAGACGATGCGGGGAGTTTCTGCAGGCATTTGGGCCACCGCATTATGCACGTTCATTTTTCCGATAATCGTTCAACCGAGGACCATCATATGCCATTGGGCGTGGGAAACGTAGACTGGAGGAAGGCCGTGGCCGCCTTGAAGATGATCGGGTATGATGAAACGATTACCCTGGAAGTGTTTTGTGGTAATCACTCAGTCCGGTTTGAGTATCTGCAGATTAGCAGAAAGCTTGTTCTGGATCTCTGGATGTAGTTTGAATGCCGCATATTTTTGTGATATGGGAAAATCAATACTAACTGCTCAACCGAGGCAAGGAGGTGCACCATGGAGCTTATTAAGATTATGGTAAACGGTCTTCCCGGTAACATGGCCGCCAAAGCAGCTGAACACATTTTGCGCGACTCGGCCCTGAAATTGCTCTCCTATGCCCTGACTGGTCCTGAGATTACAGCAAATGAAACCCAGGTCGACTCTGAGCGAATCACATTGATCCGGCCGGATAAACGCCAGGAAATGATTGATTCTATCAAAAAGGCGGAGGGGAGATTTATCTGTGTGGACTACACTCATCCCGGTGCGGTTAACGACAATGCCTCCTTTTACTGTGACAATGGGCTCGCCTTTGTCATGGGTACGACAGGTGGTGACAGGCAACGCCTGGTCCAAACTGTCAAGGACTCTGACGTAGCTGCGGTTATTGCCCCAAACATGGCCAAACAGATCGTTGCCTTCCAGGCCATGATGGAATACGCTGCCGGGACATTTCCTGGCGTGTTCAAAGGATATGACCTCAAAATCAGGGAGAGCCACCAAAAAGGCAAAGCAGATACTAGCGGAACCGCCAAGGCCATGATCGGATACTTCAACGAACTGGGCTGCCCTTTTACAAAAGACCAGATTATCATGGAACGAGACCCCGAAGTTCAACAGACTAAGTGGGGCGTTCCCGAGGCCTATCTAGGCGGACACGGGTGGCATACCTATGCGCTGCGATCCGAGGACGGCACGGTTTTTTTTCAGTTCACCCATAATGTCAACGGCCGGGATATATATGCAGGGGGAACCATCGACGCCATTCACTATCTTGCTAAAAAGATTGAACAAGCCGCAAAGGGTCAGGTGTTCAGCATGATAGACGTGTTGAAAGGGGTATAAAAAATGCGCGATGTTATAGCCCTTATCATGGCCGGTGGCAGAGGCGAACGGCTCTGTCCATTGACAAAAGACCGATCAAAGCCGGCGGTTCCTTTTGGCGGTATTTACCGTATCATTGATGTAACCTTAAGTAACTGCATTAACTCCAATA
This window encodes:
- a CDS encoding sugar phosphate isomerase/epimerase — encoded protein: MKIGVMNDPSLSVYDEIEAIGKARYHFLDLTIEGPTLSLDVERTRSLLDQYGLFVVGHTDPCLPYAYPINEVRKACFKELERCAKLFSALGAKIMNIHPCYSSPPRMRQDLVEHNIEALKPVVQMAGAHGLTLVLENYKAPFDCVSTFQILLNEIPGLEVHLDFGHTNFGQDDAGSFCRHLGHRIMHVHFSDNRSTEDHHMPLGVGNVDWRKAVAALKMIGYDETITLEVFCGNHSVRFEYLQISRKLVLDLWM
- the dapB gene encoding dihydrodipicolinate reductase is translated as MELIKIMVNGLPGNMAAKAAEHILRDSALKLLSYALTGPEITANETQVDSERITLIRPDKRQEMIDSIKKAEGRFICVDYTHPGAVNDNASFYCDNGLAFVMGTTGGDRQRLVQTVKDSDVAAVIAPNMAKQIVAFQAMMEYAAGTFPGVFKGYDLKIRESHQKGKADTSGTAKAMIGYFNELGCPFTKDQIIMERDPEVQQTKWGVPEAYLGGHGWHTYALRSEDGTVFFQFTHNVNGRDIYAGGTIDAIHYLAKKIEQAAKGQVFSMIDVLKGV